Proteins from a single region of Chloroflexota bacterium:
- a CDS encoding DUF3800 domain-containing protein encodes MTSSITHVAYSDESYQTASRYRSVAVITLNATDESAITLTFGEILRKSGISEFKWEKLRQARERFAALKMLDKTMELAIEGRLRADVLIWDTHDSRHQIPGRDDVANLQRMYYHLLKNVLQRRWPAESIWKLHPDENTAMDWMTVQDFLDAAGLEFRIDSNLFEGGFRLRLERDFSVLQIVEVCSAKTPLSQLADLFAGLGAFSHSAYDRYESWLHSQSGQMSLFGHEPCKVSNREQERFTVIKHLDEQCKKHKLGVGLRSSRGFRTYNPAHPINFWLYEPQHPVDKAPTREVGEQ; translated from the coding sequence ATGACAAGTTCCATCACACACGTAGCCTACTCTGACGAATCTTATCAGACCGCTTCTCGTTACCGCAGCGTAGCGGTCATAACGCTGAACGCTACCGATGAATCTGCCATTACTCTAACCTTCGGTGAGATTCTTCGGAAATCTGGCATATCAGAATTCAAGTGGGAGAAACTGCGGCAGGCGAGAGAGAGATTTGCCGCCTTGAAGATGCTGGACAAAACAATGGAGTTAGCCATTGAGGGGAGACTACGGGCTGATGTCTTAATCTGGGATACTCACGATAGCCGTCACCAGATTCCAGGCCGCGATGATGTTGCCAACCTGCAGAGGATGTACTATCATTTGCTCAAAAATGTCCTTCAACGCCGCTGGCCTGCTGAGAGTATCTGGAAGCTTCATCCCGATGAGAATACAGCAATGGATTGGATGACCGTCCAGGACTTTCTAGATGCTGCCGGCCTGGAATTTAGAATTGATAGCAACCTGTTTGAAGGCGGATTTCGCCTCAGACTGGAGCGAGACTTTAGCGTACTCCAGATTGTGGAGGTCTGTTCCGCCAAAACACCGCTGAGCCAGTTAGCCGATCTATTCGCCGGCCTGGGAGCCTTCTCCCACTCTGCCTACGACAGGTATGAATCGTGGCTCCACTCGCAAAGTGGCCAGATGTCGCTCTTTGGTCACGAGCCGTGCAAAGTGAGTAACAGGGAACAAGAGCGGTTTACGGTCATCAAACACCTTGACGAGCAATGCAAAAAACACAAACTGGGAGTTGGTCTGAGATCTTCAAGAGGGTTCAGAACATACAACCCGGCTCATCCAATTAATTTCTGGCTCTACGAACCGCAGCACCCTGTCGATAAAGCACCAACCCGCGAAGTGGGAGAGCAATGA